The Opisthocomus hoazin isolate bOpiHoa1 chromosome 20, bOpiHoa1.hap1, whole genome shotgun sequence genome window below encodes:
- the TMEM97 gene encoding sigma intracellular receptor 2 translates to MAAPRWRERLFALYFLSHIPVTALIDLQPLLPAGLCPAALTDLLQWYAVTFRDPMMLQPPEWFKAFIYCEAFLQMPFFPVAAYAFFKGGCKWIRTPAIIYSTHVATTLIAILAHILFHDFSTSEHLGPQTQRERLVLLSVYAPYLLIPLLILFTMLSSPHYSLGEKRKRK, encoded by the exons ATGGCGGCGCCGCGCTGGCGGGAGCGGCTCTTCGCGCTCTACTTCCTGTCGCACATCCCCGTGACGGCGCTGATCGACCTCCAGCCGCTGCTGCCCGCCGGCCTGTGCCCCGCGGCC CTGACAGACTTGCTGCAGTGGTATGCGGTCACCTTCAGAGACCCCATGATGCTCCAGCCCCCGGAGTGGTTTAAGGCGTTTATCTATTGCGAAGCCTTCTTGCAGATGCCGTTCTTCCCCGTTGCGGCGTACGCCTTCTTTAAAG GGGGCTGCAAATGGATAAGGACTCCTGCGATTATCTACTCCACCCACGTCGCTACAACTCTGATTGCCATCCTCGCGCACATCCTGTTCCACGATTTCTCCACGTCGGAGCATCTGGGACCTCAGACGCAGCGCGAGCGCCTCGTTCTGCTCTCTGTCTACGCGCCGTACTTGCTGATACCCCTGCTGATTCTTTTCACCATGCTCTCCAGCCCCCACTACAGCCtcggggagaaaaggaaaaggaagtag
- the TNFAIP1 gene encoding BTB/POZ domain-containing adapter for CUL3-mediated RhoA degradation protein 2 yields MSGDTCLTTTLCPAAGPKPKTCSFKGGSLGNKYVRLNVGGSLYYTTVQVLTRHDTMLKAMFSGRMEVLTDKEGWILIDRCGKHFGTILNYLRDDTIALPKHRQEIKELMAEAKYYLIQGLVDMCQAALQDKKDLYEPVCSIPIITSPKEEERLIESSMKPVVKLLYNRSNNKYSYTSNSDDNLLKNIELFDKLSLRFNGRVLFIKDVIGDEICCWSFYGQGRKLAEVCCTSIVYATEKKQTKVEFPEARIYEETLNVLLYETPRVPDNSLLEATSRSRSQVSHSEDDEGFELRDRVRRIHVKRYSTYDDRQLGH; encoded by the exons ATGTCGGGGGACACGTGTCTAACCACCACCCTGTGTCCGGCCGCAGGGCCCAAGCCCAAAACTTGCAGCTTCAAGGGGGGCAGCCTTGGTAACAAGTACGTGCGGCTGAACGTTGGGGGCTCCTTGTATTACACCACAGTGCAAGTGCTGACCAGGCACGACACCATGCTTAAGGCCATGTTCAGCGGCAGAATGGAAGTGCTCACGGACAAAGAAG GCTGGATCCTTATAGACCGTTGTGGGAAGCACTTCGGAACAATTTTAAACTATCTCCGAGATGACACGATTGCGCTTCCGAAACACAGACAGGAGATCAAGGAGTTGATGGCAGAAGCCAAGTATTATCTCATTCAGGGCTTAGTGGACATGTGCCAAGCAGCCCTGCAG GACAAGAAAGACTTGTATGAACCTGTCTGTAGCATCCCTATTATCACATCTCCGAAAGAAGAAGAGAGACTGATAGAATCATCAATGAAA CCTGTTGTTAAGCTGCTTTATAACAGAAGCAACAACAAATACTCCTACACCAG TAACTCAGATGACAACTTACTGAAGAACATAGAACTGTTTGACAAGCTCTCTCTCCGATTCAACGGCAGAGTTCTCTTCATTAAGGATGTTATAGGGGATGAAATCTGCTGCTGGTCTTTTTATGGACAGGGTCGCAAACTTGCTGAAGTCTGTTGTACCTCGATCGTGTATGCTACAGAGAAGAAGCAAACCAAG GTTGAATTCCCTGAAGCACGAATTTATGAGGAAACACTAAATGTCTTACTATATGAAACACCACGGGTTCCTGATAACTCTCTGCTGGAAGCAACAAGCAGGAGCCGAAGCCAGGTGTCTCAcagtgaggatgatgagggtttTGAACTTCGTGACCGAGTGCGCAGAATCCATGTGAAGAGATACAGCACCTATGATGACCGTCAGCTTGGCCACTAG
- the IFT20 gene encoding intraflagellar transport protein 20 homolog — translation MARAALGAAGLHFDELNKLRVLEPEAAQRTAQLREECRAFLGKIVEFQKIVGSLIELVDQLAKAAESEKMKAIGARNLLKSIAKQREAQEQQLQALIAEKKMQLERYRIEYETLCKIEADQNEFIDQFIFQK, via the exons ATGGCGCGGGCGGCGCTGGGCGCGGCGGGTCTGCACTTTGACGAGCTGAACAAGCTGCGGGTGCTGGAGCCCGAGGCGGCGCAGCGAACGGCGCAGCTCCGCGAGGAGTGCCGGGCCTTCCTGGGCA aaatagTAGAATTTCAAAAAATAGTGGGCAGCTTAATTGAACTCGTTGATCAACTGGCAAAAGCTGCTGAAAGTGAGAAGATGAAG GCCATTGGTGCACGAAATTTGCTGAAGTCTATAGCAAAGCAAAGAGAAGCTCAGGAACAGCAACTGCAGGCTTTAATAGCGGAGAAAAAGATGCAGCTGGAAAG ATACCGAATAGAGTACGAGACTCTGTGCAAAATTGAAGCAGACCAGAACGAATTCATTGACCagttcatttttcagaaatag